A single Lolium perenne isolate Kyuss_39 chromosome 6, Kyuss_2.0, whole genome shotgun sequence DNA region contains:
- the LOC127309083 gene encoding protein neprosin-like: protein MTALLSFVILAMGGKEVACLKQGEDTSRAHMNHQVNKTILAEGGDVYDCIGVDVQPAFNHPLLRDHKIQMEPSSLPLSTYVESPSTHSMPQAQLPIIDCPTGTIPILRNNRMDHMAAKTIDAVIGKDLQEDGAGIEYKDELYGTRAKINVYAPKVKTNSKDFSASSIQMNGGPKPGLRDAIGAGSLVYPRYSGDSFARFHVFWDYGVPTNSCLNHDCPGFVQVSRSVVLGGRINPISSYNGPQYVIDVLIFKDPKTKNWWVSYGEKNTPIGYWPSSIFQYMKDTCDFAFWGGYVQGPTASTNSPQIGSSHFASEGFGKASFLKNIQIVDKNNNLVTPNVHRAYPGSTNSSKYTSSNYDVNNYGIHVYYGGPGDLV, encoded by the exons ATGACAGCTCTCTTGTCATTTGTTATTCTAGCCATGGGAGGAAAAGAAGTTGCATGTTTAAAACAAGGGGAAGATACTAGCAGGGCCCACATGAATCATCAAGTTAATAAGACAATTCTC GCTGAAGGCGGAGATGTATATGattgcattggtgtggatgtgcaACCAGCATTTAACCACCCATTACTGAGAGACCACAAAATTCAG ATGGAACCAAGTTCTCTCCCACTGAGTACATATGTAGAATCTCCATCGACGCATTCCATGCCACAAGCACAATTGCCTATCATTGACTGCCCGACAGGAACAATTCCAATATTGCGTAACAATAGAATGGACCACATGGCGGCGAAAACTATTGACGCAGTGATAGGCAAGGACCTTCAAGAAGAT GGTGCAGGAATCGAATATAAGGATGAGCTATATGGAACACGGGCAAAAATAAATGTTTATGCTCCAAAAGTGAAGACGAATAGTAAGGATTTCAGTGCATCAAGCATACAAATGAATGGGGGGCCAAAACCGGGCCTTCGAGATGCGATAGGTGCCGGTTCTTTGGTATATCCAAGATATAGTGGTGACAGCTTTGCTAGATTTCATGTTTTCTGG GATTATGGTGTACCAACAAATAGTTGCCTCAATCATGATTGCCCTGGTTTCGTGCAAGTTAGCCGAAGTGTTGTCCTCGGAGGAAGAATAAACCCAATATCTTCCTATAATGGACCGCAGTATGTAATAGATGTTCTTATATTTAAG GATCCAAAGACTAAAAACTGGTGGGTATCTTATGGCGAAAAAAATACACCAATTGGATATTGGCCAAGCTCAATTTTCCAATACATGAAGGACACGTGTGATTTCGCATTTTGGGGTGGATATGTTCAAGGTCCAACAGCATCGACAAACTCTCCACAAATTGGCAGCAGTCATTTTGCTTCAGAAGGCTTTGGAAAAGCATCTTTTCTGAAAAATATCCAAATTGTAGATAAGAACAATAATCTTGTTACTCCAAATGTTCATAGAGCCTATCCAGGCAGTACCAATTCTTCCAAATATACTTCATCTAATTATGATGTCAATAACTATGGTATCCATGTGTACTATGGTGGACCCGGTGATTTAGTGTGA